The Penaeus chinensis breed Huanghai No. 1 chromosome 36, ASM1920278v2, whole genome shotgun sequence genome includes a region encoding these proteins:
- the LOC125045023 gene encoding U-scoloptoxin(01)-Cw1a-like isoform X2 yields MKTALTVCLLMGVAAALPGLRLRRDSSPDLFEVPSNTSLVLGGINTGFDCADLPYGYYADEANNCAIFHVCLPYIDHDVYISRHFSFMCAPGSIFDQERLACTRPEFARPCAGGEGYRSSNGYFGRSDINFLEE; encoded by the exons ATGAAGACTGCACTCACTG TCTGTTTGTTGATGGGGGTGGCTGCCGCCCTCCCCGGCCTTCGTCTGCGTCGCGACTCCTCGCCCGATCTCTTCGAGGTGCCCTCCAACACCTCCCTGGTTCTGGGCGGCATCAACACGGGCTTCGACTGCGCTGACCTGCCCTACGGATACTACGCCGACGAGGCCAACAACTGCGCCATCTTCCACGTGTGTCTGCCCTACATCGACCACGACGTGTACATCTCACGCCACTTCTCCTTCATGTGCGCGCCTGGTTCCATCTTCGACCAGGAGCGCCTCGCGTGCACCCGCCCCGAGTTCGCCCGTCCCTGCGCAGGCGGCGAAGGCTACAGGAGCTCCAACGGCTACTTCGGCCGGAGTGAC ATCAATTTCCTtgaggaataa
- the LOC125045023 gene encoding U-scoloptoxin(01)-Cw1a-like isoform X1: protein MKTALTVCLLMGVAAALPGLRLRRDSSPDLFEVPSNTSLVLGGINTGFDCADLPYGYYADEANNCAIFHVCLPYIDHDVYISRHFSFMCAPGSIFDQERLACTRPEFARPCAGGEGYRSSNGYFGRSDINFLEEKGKDTVIESS, encoded by the exons ATGAAGACTGCACTCACTG TCTGTTTGTTGATGGGGGTGGCTGCCGCCCTCCCCGGCCTTCGTCTGCGTCGCGACTCCTCGCCCGATCTCTTCGAGGTGCCCTCCAACACCTCCCTGGTTCTGGGCGGCATCAACACGGGCTTCGACTGCGCTGACCTGCCCTACGGATACTACGCCGACGAGGCCAACAACTGCGCCATCTTCCACGTGTGTCTGCCCTACATCGACCACGACGTGTACATCTCACGCCACTTCTCCTTCATGTGCGCGCCTGGTTCCATCTTCGACCAGGAGCGCCTCGCGTGCACCCGCCCCGAGTTCGCCCGTCCCTGCGCAGGCGGCGAAGGCTACAGGAGCTCCAACGGCTACTTCGGCCGGAGTGACATCAACTTCCTCGAGGAAAAAGGCAAAGACACTGTGATTGAGTCCTCATAG
- the LOC125044862 gene encoding uncharacterized protein LOC125044862 — MSSPQANTDAHKGAPLPVAGPSAVTGCQGKEKARTRSSRSHEVYKPDRHCFSSLLTSSRKHEDHCSRLYINFRYIANVRDDSFGGLICSHVYTFFIYFSSVALLVGVAAAVPGLRQRRDSNSLFFELPADADLVLGGINTGFECGDLPYGYYADQANSCAVFHVCLPYIDNDLYITRHFSFMCGEGTMFDQERLVCDFPENSLPCSEAAAFRRSNEYFGRENVNFLEK; from the exons ATGTCCAGCCCCCAAGCGAACACAGATGCCCACAAGGGAGCTCCA CTGCCGGTTGCGGGGCCGAGTGCGGTGACAGGTTGTCAGGGCAAAGAGAAGGCCAGGACAAGGTCGAGCCGCAGCCACGAGGTATATAAGCCTGACCGTCACTGTTTCTCCTCACTCTTAACTTCCTCCAGGAAACATGAAGACCATTGCTCTCG TTTGTATATTAATTTTCGGTACATTGCCAATGTTAGAGATGATTCTTTCGGCGGTTTGATCTGTTCTCatgtttatactttttttatttatttttcttcagtcGCTTTGTTGGTTGGCGTTGCCGCCGCCGTGCCCGGCCTCCGCCAGCGTCGAGACTCCAACTCGCTCTTCTTCGAACTTCCCGCCGACGCAGATTTGGTTCTTGGCGGAATCAACACGGGATTCGAGTGCGGCGACCTGCCCTACGGCTACTACGCCGACCAGGCTAACAGCTGCGCCGTCTTCCACGTGTGTCTGCCCTACATCGACAACGACCTCTACATCACCCGCCACTTCTCCTTCATGTGCGGCGAGGGCACCATGTTCGACCAGGAGCGCCTCGTCTGCGACTTCCCCGAGAACTCCCTTCCCTGCTCCGAGGCCGCCGCCTTCAGGAGGTCCAACGAGTACTTCGGCCGCGAAAATGTGAACTTCCTCGAAAAgtaa
- the LOC125045117 gene encoding U-scoloptoxin(01)-Cw1a-like, which translates to MKTLALVLALVGVAAAVPGERQRRDSTPLVFELPADAALVLGGINTGFDCGDLPFGYYADQANNCALYHVCLPYIENDIYVTRQFTFMCGEGTMFDQERLVCDFPENSVACNEATNYRRANEYFGRPVNFLE; encoded by the exons ATGAAGACTCTTGCCCTCG TCCTCGCTCTGGTGGGCGTGGCCGCCGCCGTCCCAGGCGAGCGCCAGCGTCGGGACTCCACCCCTCTCGTCTTCGAACTCCCAGCCGACGCCGCCCTGGTCCTCGGGGGTATCAACACTGGGTTCGACTGCGGGGACCTTCCCTTCGGCTACTACGCCGACCAGGCCAACAACTGCGCCCTCTACCACGTGTGTCTGCCCTACATCGAGAACGACATTTACGTCACCCGCCAGTTCACCTTCATGTGCGGCGAGGGCACTATGTTCGACCAGGAGCGCCTCGTCTGCGACTTCCCCGAGAACTCAGTCGCCTGCAACGAGGCCACAAACTACAGGCGAGCCAACGAGTACTTCGGTCGTCCTGTCAATTTCCTTGAGTAA
- the LOC125045165 gene encoding U-scoloptoxin(01)-Cw1a-like: MKSLALICLFLGVAVAVPGLRQRRDSNSLFFELPADADLVLGGINTGFECGDLPYGYYADQANSCAVFHVCLPYIDNDLYITRHFSFMCGEGTMFDQERLVCDFPENSLPCSEAAAFRRSNEYFGRENVNFLEK, from the coding sequence TTTGCTTGTTCCTTGGTGTGGCTGTCGCCGTGCCCGGCCTCCGCCAGCGTCGAGACTCCAACTCGCTCTTCTTCGAACTTCCCGCCGACGCAGATTTGGTTCTTGGCGGAATCAACACGGGATTCGAGTGCGGCGACCTGCCCTACGGCTACTACGCCGACCAGGCTAACAGCTGCGCCGTCTTCCACGTGTGTCTGCCCTACATCGACAACGACCTCTACATCACCCGCCACTTCTCCTTCATGTGCGGCGAGGGCACCATGTTCGACCAGGAGCGCCTCGTCTGCGACTTCCCCGAGAACTCCCTTCCCTGCTCCGAGGCCGCCGCCTTCAGGAGGTCCAACGAGTACTTCGGCCGCGAAAATGTGAACTTCCTCGAAAAgtaa